A genome region from Desulfonatronum thiosulfatophilum includes the following:
- a CDS encoding ABC1 kinase family protein, with protein MHSYYAPQRIWGAFRFLVTIFATVLKRSSILFIPPLGAVDLKRTVLDLGVSFIKLAQVLATRADFFSEEYLQELRTIHDEVAPMPQADLDVMYSRAFGTSPPFARFDAEPMASASIGQVHGAQLFNGTEVAVKIRRLDIERKVSVDINILNFFMRLFRPFFSVYTRNSLEAILSEFTLMIHKEVDMTIEMDNLRKFHDLYARDDVRFPKYYAEYSNKDALVMSFEKGVRVDDAAALERLGIPFAKIMDILIDFYTEQMLVKGLFHADPHPGNLFVGEDGTLILLDFGMVKRLTNSTKVAMIEMVEAASARDFEMFIAASERLGVVTPSAPPEEMLEFAERMFDIFGNMDLDAASMQTLALDVLFSMKDMPFKMPQEVVYVLRASTLIEGLGTNYVENFNGVKDILPVLREKLPKALGFDQGLVSQVRREISTLPMTFKRVKTIITDLSDQKLQVKISRHTVDQINDRLRNLFRPLVGGFLFILAAFFVLQLGFAYGRGIAFALFSIGVLRMYLGVR; from the coding sequence ATGCATAGCTATTATGCTCCGCAAAGAATATGGGGGGCCTTTCGTTTTCTGGTCACCATCTTTGCCACGGTTCTGAAGCGATCGAGTATTCTGTTCATACCGCCCCTGGGGGCGGTGGATTTGAAAAGAACAGTGCTCGACCTGGGCGTCAGCTTCATCAAGCTGGCACAGGTCCTGGCCACCCGGGCGGATTTTTTTTCCGAAGAGTATCTTCAAGAACTCCGGACCATTCACGACGAAGTCGCGCCCATGCCCCAGGCGGACCTGGATGTGATGTACAGCAGGGCTTTCGGCACATCTCCACCTTTTGCACGATTCGATGCCGAACCAATGGCCAGCGCTTCCATCGGTCAGGTCCACGGGGCGCAACTTTTCAATGGCACGGAAGTGGCCGTGAAAATCCGCCGACTGGATATCGAGCGCAAGGTCAGCGTGGATATCAACATCCTCAACTTTTTTATGCGCTTGTTCCGTCCTTTTTTCAGCGTCTACACCCGCAACTCATTGGAAGCCATATTGTCTGAGTTCACGCTCATGATCCACAAGGAAGTGGACATGACCATTGAAATGGACAACCTGCGCAAGTTCCATGACCTGTATGCCCGGGACGACGTTCGGTTCCCGAAGTATTATGCTGAATACAGCAACAAAGATGCGCTGGTCATGAGTTTCGAAAAGGGTGTGCGGGTGGATGATGCCGCGGCTCTTGAACGATTGGGCATTCCCTTCGCGAAGATCATGGACATATTGATTGATTTCTATACCGAGCAGATGCTGGTCAAGGGCTTGTTTCACGCCGACCCCCATCCGGGCAACCTGTTCGTGGGAGAGGATGGGACGCTGATTCTGCTGGATTTCGGGATGGTCAAACGTCTGACCAACTCGACAAAAGTGGCCATGATCGAGATGGTGGAAGCGGCCTCGGCCCGAGATTTCGAGATGTTCATCGCCGCCAGTGAGCGGCTCGGCGTGGTTACGCCGTCGGCTCCGCCCGAGGAAATGCTGGAATTCGCCGAGCGGATGTTCGACATTTTCGGGAACATGGATCTGGACGCGGCCAGCATGCAGACCCTGGCCCTGGACGTGCTGTTCTCCATGAAGGATATGCCCTTCAAGATGCCCCAGGAAGTCGTGTACGTACTCCGGGCGAGTACGCTGATCGAGGGGTTGGGTACGAATTATGTGGAAAATTTTAACGGGGTGAAGGACATCCTGCCGGTCTTGCGGGAGAAATTGCCCAAGGCCCTGGGCTTCGATCAGGGCCTTGTGAGTCAAGTCCGCAGAGAGATCAGCACCTTGCCCATGACCTTCAAGAGGGTCAAGACCATTATCACGGATTTGAGCGACCAGAAACTTCAGGTCAAGATTTCGCGGCATACCGTGGATCAGATCAATGATCGCCTCCGGAACCTGTTTCGGCCCCTGGTGGGCGGATTCTTGTTCATTCTTGCGGCTTTTTTCGTGCTGCAACTGGGTTTTGCTTATGGGCGTGGGATTGCCTTTGCGTTGTTCAGCATCGGCGTTTTGCGGATGTATCTGGGCGTGCGCTGA